A window from Corynebacterium accolens encodes these proteins:
- a CDS encoding YceI family protein has product MKKLFYNRKLVVSIFVVLILVLTAVAIGPIVYSLFKSGGVKTEPVTADGAKAASTPLDGSWSVAKGRADNHTSVGFTFDEVLPAERTSTSGSTTEVTGQAEISDSTLESATITVNMDALTTDKKVRDQNMKSKLFKTSDFPESSFTLTKPASLADVPEDGTIGSVKLTGDLTIKDKTQEITHEFDVLRDGDDIVIGGDVPINRLDYNVETPDMLAAKVAEDGEINLRISLNKD; this is encoded by the coding sequence ATGAAAAAGCTTTTTTATAACCGGAAACTCGTTGTTTCCATTTTCGTGGTTTTAATCCTCGTGCTTACCGCCGTAGCGATCGGCCCGATTGTGTACTCGCTTTTCAAAAGCGGCGGCGTCAAGACGGAGCCCGTGACTGCCGATGGCGCCAAGGCAGCCTCAACGCCGCTCGACGGTTCCTGGTCAGTGGCCAAGGGGCGCGCCGATAACCACACCTCGGTGGGCTTTACCTTCGACGAGGTTCTGCCTGCGGAGAGGACGTCCACCTCCGGATCGACCACGGAGGTCACCGGTCAGGCGGAGATTTCCGATTCCACGCTGGAATCCGCCACCATCACGGTGAATATGGATGCCCTCACCACGGACAAGAAGGTCCGCGACCAAAACATGAAGTCCAAGCTCTTTAAGACCTCAGACTTCCCAGAGTCTTCCTTCACGCTTACCAAGCCCGCCTCGCTTGCCGATGTCCCCGAAGACGGCACCATCGGCTCCGTCAAGCTCACCGGTGACCTTACGATCAAGGACAAGACGCAGGAAATCACCCATGAGTTCGATGTTCTGCGTGACGGTGATGATATCGTCATTGGCGGCGACGTTCCGATTAACCGCCTGGACTACAACGTGGAGACGCCTGACATGCTGGCGGCTAAGGTCGCCGAGGACGGCGAGATCAACCTGCGCATCTCCTTAA